One segment of Anopheles stephensi strain Indian chromosome 3, UCI_ANSTEP_V1.0, whole genome shotgun sequence DNA contains the following:
- the LOC118514596 gene encoding serine protease 56-like, which yields MKLVCVLAICAVFLGLVSTERSKRQLGATGLIEKYPFIVAITYNGNFVGNGVIVSGWWILSTATAFANPTPADAYRVYAGSADYMSGSSENVIQLIIKHPQYIAPSPGNNIAMARVATIFEESKLLQSVNLGVNDVPSAATTMATFGGRQNMLEVPNRLASDEACIGTLTDEANKQIVRDGLAYCVTIESAYAVGPGDVGAPIMSMNFLYGLYADGLVATRIAIHRQWIQSTMVSNK from the coding sequence ATGAAACTAGTCTGTGTGTTAGCAATTTGTGCCGTTTTTCTGGGACTTGTATCAACCGAACGGTCCAAACGACAGTTAGGCGCCACTGGACTGATCGAGAAGTATCCGTTCATCGTTGCGATCACCTACAACGGCAACTTTGTCGGCAACGGGGTCATTGTGTCCGGCTGGTGGATCCTCTCAACGGCAACCGCCTTTGCAAACCCCACACCAGCCGACGCTTACCGTGTGTATGCCGGATCGGCCGATTACATGTCCGGTTCGAGCGAGAACGTTATTCAGCTTATCATCAAGCACCCCCAGTACATAGCGCCTAGCCCGGGCAACAACATAGCCATGGCCCGAGTGGCAACCATTTTCGAAGAGTCCAAACTTCTGCAGTCAGTCAACCTTGGCGTTAACGATGTACCTTCGGCAGCCACAACGATGGCAACGTTCGGCGGTAGACAGAATATGCTTGAAGTGCCAAACCGGCTCGCTTCGGACGAGGCTTGCATCGGCACGCTGACGGACGAAGCGAACAAGCAGATCGTGCGCGATGGGTTGGCGTACTGTGTGACGATCGAAAGTGCCTATGCGGTGGGACCGGGTGATGTGGGTGCACCGATCATGTCGATGAACTTCCTGTACGGACTGTACGCGGATGGGTTGGTAGCTACGCGCATCGCCATTCACAGACAATGGATCCAAAGTACTATGGTTAGCAATAAGTGA
- the LOC118514597 gene encoding chymotrypsin-1-like encodes MKLLLIVTCASFITFFARAQLRQVGGKDVSVRQYPFVAAIAYTRQLVGNGAIITPNWILTSASAVYHYPDSEYSIAVGTDDFHSPANWHEVSKIIRHPEFVGWDNNIAMVLVRDTVKYGDTVKPINIATNSPDTVEVTMLSYGKNEHSTTHLRAATYTLISDNVDCVGLLKESAAKEIIWRQHGFCLIPPPGTEQGQWYNDAGAPLVAHGELYAVFALAEHEGGLNEGSVAIRVASYLGWIQAVMFSGSDFLK; translated from the coding sequence ATGAAACTGTTGCTGATAGTGACCTGTGCCAGCTTCATCACATTCTTCGCCCGAGCACAGCTACGTCAAGTCGGCGGTAAAGATGTCTCCGTCCGTCAATACCCGTTCGTTGCCGCAATCGCTTACACACGACAGCTCGTAGGAAATGGTGCGATAATTACCCCGAACTGGATTCTAACCTCCGCCAGTGCCGTCTACCACTATCCGGACAGCGAGTACAGCATCGCGGTAGGTACGGACGATTTTCACAGCCCGGCCAATTGGCATGAGGTGAGCAAAATCATCCGACATCCGGAGTTTGTCGGATGGGACAATAACATCGCGATGGTACTGGTGCGTGATACCGTCAAGTACGGTGACACCGTCAAACCGATCAACATTGCTACCAACTCTCCGGACACTGTTGAGGTGACGATGTTATCGTACGGGAAGAACGAGCACAGTACGACGCATCTGCGTGCCGCAACCTATACCCTGATCTCGGACAATGTCGATTGTGTTGGGCTGCTGAAGGAGAGTGCGGCGAAGGAAATTATTTGGCGACAGCACGGTTTCTGTCTGATACCACCACCCGGTACGGAGCAGGGCCAGTGGTACAACGATGCCGGTGCACCGCTGGTTGCGCACGGTGAGCTGTACGCGGTGTTTGCGTTAGCGGAGCATGAGGGCGGACTGAATGAGGGTTCGGTTGCGATCCGGGTTGCAAGCTATCTGGGCTGGATACAGGCGGTCATGTTTAGCggtagtgattttttgaaataa
- the LOC118514399 gene encoding chymotrypsin-1-like: protein MKSISVLFSLTCIACTVLAQRRQIGGRDTSIRQYPFMAAVAFARQLVGNGAIIAPRWILTSASAVYAPQDALFDVQVGADSFMGSGSWYEVLQIYRHPEFVGWDYNIALIHLKGPIKYSDTVQPIGLATTDTDYIDATMLSYGINEQETQHLREAAYTLSADDECVAFLTDWLAKEMITQHRGYCVRPFRGAQQGQWFNDAGAPVVANNLLYGVFAFAEDEGGINEGSVATRVISFADWIQRTMQAHTF, encoded by the coding sequence ATGAAGTCAATTTCGGTGCTGTTTTCACTAACCTGCATCGCCTGCACGGTGCTTGCCCAGCGCCGTCAAATCGGTGGACGTGATACTTCGATCCGGCAGTACCCGTTTATGGCAGCGGTAGCGTTCGCCCGTCAGCTCGTCGGAAATGGTGCAATCATTGCGCCGAGATGGATTCTAACCTCGGCCAGTGCTGTGTATGCACCGCAAGACGCACTGTTCGATGTGCAGGTAGGTGCGGATAGCTTCATGGGCAGCGGCAGCTGGTACGAGGTGCTCCAAATCTACCGACATCCCGAGTTTGTCGGTTGGGACTACAATATCGCACTGATACACTTGAAAGGCCCCATCAAATACAGCGATACGGTACAGCCGATCGGTTTGGCCACCACCGACACGGACTACATCGACGCCACGATGCTTTCTTACGGGATAAATGAGCAGGAAACGCAGCATCTGCGCGAGGCCGCATACACACTGTCCGCGGACGATGAGTGCGTTGCGTTTCTGACGGATTGGTTGGCGAAAGAAATGATTACACAGCACCGTGGTTACTGTGTGCGTCCGTTCCGCGGTGCTCAGCAGGGACAGTGGTTTAATGATGCGGGTGCACCGGTCGTGGCCAACAATCTGCTGTACGGTGTGTTTGCGTTCGCCGAGGATGAGGGAGGCATCAATGAAGGGTCTGTGGCGACACGTGTTATCAGCTTTGCGGATTGGATTCAGCGTACGATGCAGGCTCATACGTTctag